In Arthrobacter sp. QXT-31, one genomic interval encodes:
- a CDS encoding AMIN-like domain-containing (lipo)protein, with protein MKKIPAWFTVILLAVGLGLLAPGSASAASYCGQVWGSLAKADQTLSTAAVTNVRTGQHRCFERLVIDLRGKAKGYNIRYVSQVAQEGSGLPVKLRGGAFLQLTINSPAYDNATGKATFIPANRSEVTNVSGYHTFRQVAWAGSFEGYTALGLGVRARLPFRVFTLDGPGSGSRLVVDVAHYW; from the coding sequence ATGAAAAAAATCCCCGCCTGGTTCACAGTCATTCTGCTGGCTGTTGGACTGGGCCTGTTGGCTCCGGGCTCTGCCTCGGCAGCCTCCTACTGCGGGCAGGTGTGGGGCTCGCTGGCGAAGGCAGACCAGACCCTGAGCACGGCAGCCGTCACTAATGTCCGCACTGGCCAGCACCGTTGCTTCGAGCGCCTGGTGATCGATCTCAGGGGCAAGGCCAAAGGCTACAACATCCGCTACGTTTCCCAGGTTGCCCAGGAAGGGTCCGGCCTGCCAGTCAAGCTCCGCGGCGGCGCCTTCCTGCAGCTCACCATCAACTCGCCGGCCTATGACAACGCCACCGGCAAGGCCACGTTCATCCCGGCCAACCGGTCCGAGGTGACCAACGTGTCCGGTTACCACACGTTCCGGCAGGTGGCCTGGGCCGGCAGCTTTGAGGGCTATACCGCCCTTGGCCTGGGCGTCCGCGCCCGGCTGCCGTTCAGGGTGTTCACGCTGGACGGTCCCGGCTCGGGCTCACGGCTCGTCGTCGACGTTGCGCACTACTGGTGA
- a CDS encoding APC family permease yields the protein MSQTTRESIQPGGKSASPAGDAAHGITRKGLKGGQLGLLAVVVLGISTIAPAYTLTSALGPTVNEAGLQLPVIFLIGFIPMILVSLAYRELNADSPDSGTTFTWVTKAFGPWVGWMGGWGLLAANIIVLSNLAGVAVDFFYLFLAQLTGSPELADLAANKPLNVLTCFVFVALAVWVSYRGLHTTKLVQYGLVGFQLLVLGLFVAMAFANWSTSSTAIPFSWDWFDVSKIETFGQIAAGISLSIFVYWGWDVCLTVNEETANGKKTAGLAGTLTAVVVLGIYLLVTIATMMFAGVGDTGIGLNNEENHANVFTALASPIMGPFAILMSLAVLSSSAASLQSTFTSPSRSLLAMAHYGALPRPFSHMSKKFSTPGFATIAAGVLSAGFYAVMHVVSENVLNDTILALGLMICFYYGLTAFACAWYFRGSVFSNARNFVLRLLCPLLGGIGLTVVFLQTAIDSWAPEFGSGSEIFGVGLVFVLGVGILALGIVFMLVMARLQPGYFRGDTIRRDTPALVVPE from the coding sequence ATGAGCCAAACCACGCGTGAAAGCATCCAGCCCGGCGGGAAGAGCGCTTCCCCGGCCGGCGACGCAGCACACGGCATCACCCGGAAGGGCCTGAAGGGCGGGCAGCTGGGCCTGCTCGCCGTCGTCGTCCTGGGCATTTCCACGATCGCTCCGGCCTACACGCTGACCAGCGCGCTCGGTCCCACGGTCAACGAGGCGGGACTCCAGCTTCCGGTGATCTTCCTCATCGGCTTCATTCCCATGATCCTCGTATCGCTCGCCTACCGGGAGCTGAACGCTGACTCCCCGGACAGCGGCACCACCTTCACGTGGGTGACCAAGGCCTTCGGACCGTGGGTTGGCTGGATGGGAGGCTGGGGCCTGCTGGCCGCCAACATCATTGTGCTGTCCAACCTCGCCGGGGTGGCGGTGGACTTCTTCTACCTGTTCCTGGCACAGCTGACCGGGTCGCCGGAACTGGCGGACCTTGCCGCCAACAAGCCGCTGAACGTGCTGACATGCTTTGTGTTCGTGGCCCTGGCTGTCTGGGTCAGCTACCGCGGCCTGCACACCACCAAGCTTGTCCAGTACGGGCTGGTGGGCTTCCAGCTGCTCGTGCTGGGCCTCTTCGTGGCCATGGCGTTCGCCAACTGGTCCACGTCCTCCACCGCCATCCCGTTCAGCTGGGACTGGTTCGACGTGAGCAAGATCGAGACGTTCGGCCAGATCGCCGCGGGCATCTCACTGTCCATCTTCGTCTACTGGGGCTGGGACGTGTGCCTGACCGTCAACGAGGAAACGGCCAACGGGAAGAAGACCGCCGGCCTCGCCGGCACCCTGACCGCCGTCGTCGTCCTGGGCATCTACCTGCTGGTGACCATCGCCACCATGATGTTCGCCGGCGTGGGCGATACGGGGATCGGCCTGAACAACGAGGAAAACCACGCGAACGTCTTCACCGCCCTGGCCTCGCCCATCATGGGCCCGTTCGCCATCCTGATGTCCCTGGCGGTCCTGTCCAGTTCGGCGGCATCGCTGCAGTCGACGTTCACCTCGCCCTCGCGCAGCCTGCTCGCGATGGCCCACTACGGAGCCCTGCCCCGGCCGTTCAGCCACATGAGCAAGAAGTTTTCGACGCCGGGCTTCGCCACGATCGCGGCCGGCGTGCTGTCCGCCGGGTTCTACGCCGTGATGCATGTGGTGAGCGAGAACGTCCTGAACGACACCATCCTCGCCCTGGGCCTGATGATCTGCTTCTACTACGGACTGACCGCCTTTGCCTGCGCCTGGTACTTCCGCGGCAGCGTCTTCAGCAACGCCCGCAACTTCGTGCTGCGGCTGCTGTGCCCGCTGCTGGGCGGCATTGGCCTGACGGTGGTCTTCCTGCAGACCGCCATCGACAGCTGGGCGCCTGAGTTCGGCAGCGGTTCGGAGATCTTCGGCGTGGGGCTCGTGTTCGTGCTCGGAGTGGGGATCCTCGCCTTGGGAATCGTCTTCATGCTGGTGATGGCACGGCTGCAGCCCGGCTACTTCCGCGGAGACACCATCCGCAGGGACACCCCGGCGCTGGTGGTTCCCGAGTAG
- a CDS encoding MFS transporter: MTIHSTLSPRLTGGNAAAHKSRDWFALALLMFPVLLVAVDNTALTFALPAIARSLDPSGVELLWVVDAYALVLAGLLVAMGSLGDRIGRRRLLLVGISGFAAVSAASAFAPSAEWLIAGRAALGFFGAMLMPSTLSLIRNIFQEPGRRRLAVAIWAACFSGGAALGPIFGGWLVEHFWWGAVLLVAVPIMLPPLILGRFLIPESKDPKPGRVDAPSVVLSMLTMVPVVYGIKELATHGPGLAPFAVMAFGMAMGFLFVRRQQALASPLLDLSLFGNPVFSTAITANILSLFSYNGFILFLAQHLQLLEGMSPSESGTAMVPALTAMVLAGLLVVPLVRKVRPGFVVAAGLALSATGYCLVTFGNHDGGPATLLAALLLLAVGVGAAETISNDLILGAAPAAKSGAAAAISETGYEVGSLLGTAVLGSILTASYQQHLALPAVVAETVPAAAADKAGETLAGAMELAGSLPAPLAEALTAAARASFDSGVHITAAIGLVLMAAASALAAVVLRRIPRAK, translated from the coding sequence ATGACGATCCACTCGACGCTTAGCCCGAGGCTCACCGGCGGCAACGCGGCTGCACACAAGAGCCGCGACTGGTTCGCCCTGGCCCTGCTCATGTTCCCGGTCCTCCTGGTGGCCGTGGACAATACGGCACTGACGTTCGCCCTTCCCGCCATCGCGCGCAGCTTGGATCCCTCAGGCGTGGAGCTTTTGTGGGTGGTGGACGCCTACGCGCTGGTCCTTGCCGGGCTCCTTGTGGCAATGGGCAGCCTTGGAGACAGGATCGGACGCCGCCGCCTGCTCCTGGTCGGCATCTCGGGCTTTGCGGCCGTGTCCGCAGCGTCTGCGTTCGCACCGAGTGCCGAATGGCTCATCGCCGGCCGCGCAGCACTCGGGTTCTTCGGCGCGATGCTCATGCCGTCCACGCTGTCCCTGATCCGCAACATCTTCCAGGAACCGGGCAGGCGGAGGCTGGCCGTTGCCATCTGGGCGGCATGCTTCTCCGGGGGTGCAGCGCTGGGGCCGATCTTTGGCGGCTGGCTGGTGGAGCATTTCTGGTGGGGCGCAGTCCTGCTGGTGGCCGTGCCGATCATGCTGCCGCCGCTGATCCTGGGCCGCTTCCTCATCCCCGAATCCAAGGATCCGAAGCCGGGACGGGTGGATGCCCCCAGCGTGGTGCTGTCGATGCTGACCATGGTGCCGGTGGTCTACGGCATCAAGGAACTGGCAACCCACGGGCCCGGCCTGGCCCCCTTCGCCGTCATGGCCTTCGGCATGGCCATGGGCTTCCTCTTCGTCCGACGCCAGCAGGCCCTGGCATCGCCACTGCTGGACCTGTCCCTGTTCGGGAACCCGGTGTTTAGCACGGCGATCACGGCAAACATCCTGTCGCTGTTCTCCTACAACGGCTTCATCCTGTTCCTGGCACAGCACCTGCAGCTGCTCGAAGGCATGTCACCATCGGAGTCCGGCACCGCCATGGTGCCCGCGCTTACGGCCATGGTGCTGGCGGGCCTGCTGGTGGTTCCGCTGGTGAGGAAGGTACGGCCCGGCTTTGTGGTGGCCGCGGGACTGGCACTGAGCGCCACCGGCTACTGCCTGGTCACGTTCGGAAATCACGACGGCGGCCCCGCCACGCTGCTGGCCGCCCTCCTTCTCCTGGCCGTGGGTGTGGGAGCAGCCGAGACCATCTCGAACGACCTGATTCTGGGAGCAGCGCCGGCAGCGAAGTCCGGCGCAGCGGCAGCGATCTCCGAGACGGGCTACGAAGTGGGCTCACTCCTCGGCACGGCGGTGCTGGGATCCATCCTGACCGCGTCCTACCAGCAGCACCTCGCCCTGCCGGCAGTCGTTGCGGAGACGGTCCCTGCAGCGGCGGCGGACAAGGCCGGGGAAACACTGGCCGGCGCGATGGAGCTCGCCGGATCGCTGCCGGCACCGCTGGCCGAGGCGCTGACGGCAGCAGCCCGGGCATCCTTTGACTCCGGCGTCCATATCACTGCGGCGATTGGGCTGGTACTGATGGCTGCAGCATCGGCCCTTGCCGCCGTCGTACTACGCCGCATCCCGCGCGCAAAGTAG
- a CDS encoding DUF4193 domain-containing protein codes for MATDYDAPRKTEEESPSESLEALQASRGGGAQTAVIDVDENDTAEGIDLPGADLSNEELTVIVVPEQSDEFTCGSCFLVRHRSQVAKEKNGMKYCHDCEG; via the coding sequence ATGGCTACCGATTACGACGCCCCACGCAAGACAGAAGAAGAGTCTCCCTCCGAATCTTTGGAGGCCCTCCAGGCGTCCCGCGGCGGCGGTGCCCAGACCGCCGTTATCGACGTCGACGAGAATGACACCGCCGAGGGCATCGACCTTCCGGGCGCCGATCTTTCCAACGAGGAACTGACGGTTATCGTCGTTCCCGAGCAGTCCGACGAATTCACCTGCGGCTCCTGCTTCCTGGTCCGTCACCGGTCCCAGGTGGCGAAGGAAAAGAACGGCATGAAGTACTGCCACGACTGCGAAGGCTAA
- a CDS encoding agmatine deiminase family protein: protein MPAETARQERLWMAFPTAGYTLGDTAEAAHAARSVWAAVANAAVEFELVTMVVDPSDVGTAARYLSPAVEVLTAELNDAWMRDIGPTFVLDGNGSVGAVDWVFNGWGAQDWARWDKDSLVAAEVAGRSGARHLVSELVNEGGGIQVDGEGTVLVTETVQLDPGRNPGLGKADVEAELARTIGATKVIWLPRGLTRDSQRFGTRGHVDIVAAIPSPGNLLVHSQQNPAHPDYEVSRGIISFLSSTTDAAGREWNIIEVPAPVALTDPEGFVDYSYINHVVVNGGVIACTFSDPNDEKALRILADAYPGRKVVGIDARELFARGGGIHCITQQQPAAI from the coding sequence ATGCCGGCTGAAACGGCCCGCCAGGAGCGGCTCTGGATGGCCTTCCCCACCGCGGGCTACACGCTCGGGGACACCGCGGAGGCGGCACATGCCGCCCGTTCCGTCTGGGCCGCCGTCGCGAACGCCGCCGTCGAGTTTGAACTGGTCACCATGGTGGTGGACCCGTCCGACGTCGGCACCGCCGCCCGCTACCTCTCCCCTGCCGTCGAGGTGCTGACGGCGGAACTCAACGACGCGTGGATGCGCGACATCGGCCCCACGTTTGTCCTGGACGGAAACGGGTCCGTGGGTGCCGTGGACTGGGTCTTCAACGGCTGGGGCGCACAGGACTGGGCGAGGTGGGACAAGGACTCACTGGTCGCCGCCGAGGTGGCCGGCCGGTCGGGCGCCCGGCACCTGGTCTCCGAGCTGGTCAACGAGGGCGGCGGAATCCAGGTGGACGGCGAAGGAACCGTGCTGGTCACCGAAACGGTGCAGCTGGATCCGGGCCGCAATCCCGGACTCGGCAAGGCCGACGTCGAGGCTGAACTGGCCAGGACCATCGGCGCCACCAAGGTGATCTGGCTGCCGCGCGGACTCACCCGGGATTCCCAGCGGTTCGGAACGCGCGGGCATGTGGACATCGTGGCCGCCATCCCGTCCCCGGGCAACCTGCTGGTCCATTCCCAGCAGAATCCTGCCCACCCGGACTATGAGGTGAGCCGCGGGATCATCAGCTTCCTGTCCTCCACGACCGACGCCGCCGGCCGGGAATGGAACATCATCGAAGTCCCGGCGCCCGTTGCCCTGACGGACCCGGAGGGCTTCGTGGACTACAGCTACATCAACCACGTTGTGGTCAACGGCGGAGTCATCGCCTGCACGTTCTCCGACCCCAACGACGAAAAGGCGCTCCGTATCCTCGCGGACGCCTATCCCGGACGCAAAGTTGTGGGCATCGATGCCCGCGAACTTTTCGCCCGCGGCGGGGGGATCCACTGCATCACCCAGCAGCAGCCCGCTGCCATCTAG
- a CDS encoding Dps family protein has protein sequence MKASPTLTNNMQAVLTDLIELHIQGKQAHWNIVGTNFRDLHLQLDEIVTAARLFADDMAERMRALHALPDGRSTTVAKSTNLPQFPEGLINTKDAIDRIVAALEAAVGTMRKVHDEVDEEDPTTADLLHTFIEKLEQFAWMTAAENMKATASVTQPDSK, from the coding sequence ATGAAGGCTTCACCGACACTGACCAACAACATGCAGGCCGTCCTGACGGACCTGATCGAACTGCACATCCAGGGCAAGCAGGCGCACTGGAACATCGTTGGAACCAACTTCCGGGATCTGCACCTCCAGCTGGACGAAATTGTCACCGCCGCCCGGCTCTTTGCCGACGACATGGCCGAACGGATGCGCGCCCTGCATGCCCTGCCGGACGGACGCAGCACCACCGTGGCCAAGTCGACGAACCTTCCCCAGTTCCCGGAGGGGCTCATCAACACCAAGGATGCGATCGACCGCATTGTGGCCGCGCTGGAAGCGGCCGTGGGCACCATGCGCAAGGTCCATGACGAGGTGGATGAGGAAGACCCCACCACCGCAGACCTGCTGCACACCTTCATCGAAAAGCTCGAGCAGTTCGCGTGGATGACCGCCGCCGAGAACATGAAGGCGACGGCCAGCGTCACGCAGCCTGACAGCAAGTAG
- a CDS encoding nitrilase-related carbon-nitrogen hydrolase, with product MIEINCPNAPASLARTAPSGRPSLRVGVVQHRWHSSAAALRAELNDGIDRAARLGATVVFLPELTLSRYPADQVPENDLALQGQHRPRPSDAAEDLLTGPTFRFAAEAARRNGISVHASLYQRAANPDGSDDGLGLNTSILVSPSGELLARTHKLHIPVTAGYYEDKFFRQGPAAEDAYQVHAPAELGGARLGMPTCWDEWFPELARMYSLGGAELLVYPTAIGSEPLFPDFDTQPLWQQVIVGNGIANGLFMVVPNRWGQEGSLNFYGSSFISDPYGRVLVQAPRNESAVLVADLDLDQRKDWLTLFPFLTTRRPDTYARLTEPVRSGEPFGTPNAPAELAEAGVQA from the coding sequence ATGATCGAAATAAACTGCCCCAACGCTCCTGCTTCGCTCGCCCGGACAGCGCCGTCCGGACGTCCTTCCTTGAGGGTGGGCGTCGTACAGCACCGCTGGCACAGCAGCGCCGCCGCACTCCGTGCAGAGCTCAACGACGGCATCGACCGTGCCGCCCGGCTGGGTGCCACCGTGGTGTTCCTGCCCGAGCTCACCCTCTCCCGCTACCCCGCCGACCAGGTTCCGGAGAACGACCTGGCGCTGCAGGGGCAGCACCGCCCCCGCCCCTCCGACGCCGCCGAGGACCTGCTGACGGGCCCCACCTTCCGCTTCGCGGCCGAGGCCGCCCGCCGGAACGGCATCAGTGTGCACGCCTCGCTCTACCAGCGGGCCGCCAACCCGGACGGCTCCGACGACGGGCTGGGCCTGAACACCTCCATCCTGGTCTCGCCGTCCGGCGAACTCCTGGCCCGCACCCACAAGCTGCACATCCCGGTGACCGCCGGATACTACGAGGACAAGTTCTTCCGCCAGGGTCCTGCCGCGGAGGATGCCTACCAGGTTCATGCCCCGGCTGAACTCGGCGGTGCCCGGCTGGGCATGCCCACCTGCTGGGACGAGTGGTTCCCCGAGCTGGCGCGCATGTACTCCCTCGGCGGCGCCGAACTGCTCGTCTACCCGACGGCGATCGGTTCCGAGCCGCTGTTCCCGGACTTTGACACCCAGCCGCTCTGGCAGCAGGTCATCGTGGGCAACGGCATCGCCAACGGCCTGTTCATGGTGGTCCCGAACCGCTGGGGCCAGGAGGGCAGCCTGAACTTCTATGGCTCCTCCTTCATCTCGGATCCCTACGGCCGCGTCCTGGTCCAGGCACCCCGGAACGAGTCGGCGGTCCTCGTGGCCGACCTCGACCTCGACCAGCGCAAGGACTGGCTGACGCTCTTCCCGTTCCTCACCACCCGCCGCCCGGACACCTATGCCCGGCTCACCGAGCCGGTCCGCTCCGGGGAGCCGTTCGGCACGCCTAATGCCCCGGCCGAGCTCGCCGAGGCCGGAGTGCAGGCGTGA